One Gordonia mangrovi genomic region harbors:
- a CDS encoding metallophosphoesterase produces the protein MAAVLALFLALLTFALHRRLVRATQLARPWSTVADIVLVVFAVLAFIGVGSGAFFDPGWARAPAFLGLAWLAVVFYLLLGVLVIGVLSLVVRLVGRLRGAGRREAVDTMRRRTIQIGSAVVVVASVVTVGYGVVEATRLQVTHTEVAVPDLPEQFDGTRVALIADLHVGPARGRGLVQQVVDEVNAQNPDLVLIAGDLTDGTVAEVGDDLEPLAELSAPLGVFGVSGNHEFYFDDGGAWLDEWERLGISTLRNERTEITVDGATIDLAGVHDETAPAPFEPDLGAALAGRDTNRFVLLLAHEPLQAFGASDAGVDLQVSGHTHGGQMWPIMYLVPLQQPTVQGLDQVEATTVFTSRGAGAWGPPVRVGAPPEISMLQLRTS, from the coding sequence ATGGCGGCGGTACTCGCCCTGTTCCTGGCCCTCCTCACGTTCGCACTGCATCGCAGACTGGTTCGCGCCACGCAGCTCGCGCGTCCGTGGTCGACCGTCGCCGACATCGTGCTGGTGGTGTTCGCGGTTCTCGCCTTCATCGGGGTCGGCAGCGGAGCCTTCTTCGACCCCGGGTGGGCGCGAGCACCCGCCTTCCTCGGTCTGGCGTGGCTGGCGGTCGTGTTCTATCTGCTGCTCGGCGTACTCGTCATCGGCGTGCTGTCACTGGTGGTGCGTCTCGTCGGCCGGCTGCGTGGCGCCGGTCGGCGCGAGGCCGTCGACACCATGCGGCGCCGCACGATCCAGATCGGCAGTGCGGTCGTGGTGGTCGCCTCGGTGGTCACCGTCGGCTATGGCGTTGTCGAGGCCACCCGCCTGCAGGTCACCCACACAGAGGTCGCGGTGCCGGACCTGCCAGAGCAATTCGACGGCACCCGCGTCGCGCTCATCGCCGACCTGCACGTCGGACCCGCCCGCGGCCGCGGCCTGGTGCAGCAGGTGGTCGACGAGGTCAACGCGCAGAATCCCGACCTCGTCCTCATCGCCGGTGACCTGACCGACGGGACCGTCGCCGAGGTGGGCGACGACCTCGAGCCGCTCGCCGAGCTGTCCGCACCGCTGGGTGTGTTCGGGGTGTCGGGCAACCATGAGTTCTACTTCGACGACGGCGGGGCGTGGCTCGACGAGTGGGAACGACTGGGGATCAGCACGCTACGCAACGAGCGCACCGAGATCACCGTCGACGGGGCGACCATCGACCTGGCCGGTGTCCACGACGAGACGGCGCCCGCACCGTTCGAACCCGACTTGGGCGCGGCACTGGCCGGTCGCGACACCAACAGGTTCGTGCTGCTGCTCGCGCACGAACCGCTGCAGGCGTTCGGCGCCTCCGACGCCGGGGTGGATCTGCAGGTGTCCGGCCACACCCACGGCGGTCAGATGTGGCCGATCATGTATCTCGTTCCGCTGCAGCAACCCACAGTTCAGGGACTCGATCAGGTCGAGGCCACCACCGTCTTCACCTCCCGCGGCGCCGGAGCGTGGGGCCCACCCGTGCGGGTGGGCGCGCCACCGGAGATCAGCATGTTGCAGTTGCGGACCTCGTAA